The proteins below are encoded in one region of Campylobacter rectus:
- the ruvA gene encoding Holliday junction branch migration protein RuvA, with amino-acid sequence MIKAIEGVITKKEPANLILKTAGGVSYGVAISLFCSAKLERGQSVELNITQIIREDADLLYGFLDSNEQKMFETLIKLSGIGAATAMAVCSSLNPNAFLNAVKSGDAAALQTVPGIGAKTARRIIAELSDAKMTMDENLPSYQHEAILALESLGFKREKITKALSECDAQNTGELVKQALKKLA; translated from the coding sequence ATGATAAAAGCGATCGAGGGCGTGATAACCAAAAAAGAGCCCGCAAATCTCATCTTAAAGACGGCCGGCGGCGTGAGCTACGGCGTGGCGATCTCGCTTTTTTGCTCGGCAAAGCTCGAACGAGGCCAGAGCGTGGAGCTAAACATCACGCAGATCATCCGCGAGGATGCGGACTTGCTTTACGGATTTTTAGATAGCAACGAGCAAAAGATGTTTGAGACGCTGATAAAACTAAGCGGTATCGGCGCGGCGACCGCGATGGCGGTGTGCTCGAGTCTAAATCCCAACGCATTTTTAAACGCGGTTAAAAGCGGAGATGCGGCGGCGCTGCAAACGGTGCCCGGCATCGGCGCAAAGACGGCTAGACGCATAATAGCCGAGCTTAGCGACGCAAAGATGACGATGGACGAAAACCTGCCTAGCTATCAGCACGAAGCGATCTTGGCGCTTGAGAGCCTCGGCTTTAAAAGAGAAAAGATAACCAAGGCGCTTAGCGAGTGCGACGCGCAAAATACGGGCGAACTCGTCAAACAAGCCCTAAAAAAACTAGCATAA
- a CDS encoding D-alanine--D-alanine ligase produces MKFAVIFGAKSYEHEISVVSAIALKKVLKNEPLFIFCDKFREFYLINGADMKANFFSSGKYKNAKKLTLKQGGFFAGGLLGEKKIEADAFINLVHGMDGEDGKIAALLEFYGLSYIGPRVEASALSYNKELTKLLAQKAGVNTLNYEVVSRAKAPSLPLPVILKPLRLGSSIGVSVIKDASELEYGLDVAYEFDKEILVEPFIEGVKEYNLAGCKADGEIKFSIIEEPKKKEFLDYEQKYMSFSNESRAREADIGAELAAKLKQSFERIYNCGFDGALIRCDFFEVNGEVYLNEINPNPGSMANYLFDDFEGTLERLAASLPKEREINIDYKFINSITSAKGKL; encoded by the coding sequence ATGAAATTTGCTGTGATATTCGGCGCTAAAAGCTACGAACACGAGATCAGTGTCGTGAGCGCCATAGCCTTAAAAAAGGTGCTAAAAAATGAGCCTTTGTTTATATTTTGCGATAAATTTAGAGAATTTTACTTGATAAACGGCGCCGATATGAAGGCGAATTTCTTTAGCTCGGGCAAGTATAAAAACGCCAAAAAACTCACTCTTAAGCAGGGCGGATTTTTCGCGGGCGGGTTGCTCGGAGAGAAAAAGATCGAGGCGGACGCGTTTATAAATTTAGTCCACGGTATGGACGGCGAGGACGGTAAGATCGCGGCGCTGCTCGAGTTTTACGGCCTTAGCTACATCGGCCCTCGCGTGGAAGCTAGCGCGCTAAGCTACAACAAGGAGCTAACCAAACTACTCGCGCAAAAAGCGGGCGTAAATACCCTAAACTACGAGGTTGTAAGCAGAGCAAAGGCGCCTAGCCTGCCGCTACCCGTGATCCTAAAGCCGCTTCGCCTAGGAAGCTCGATAGGAGTTAGCGTGATAAAAGACGCTAGCGAGCTGGAATACGGCCTGGACGTGGCATACGAGTTTGACAAAGAGATCCTAGTAGAGCCATTTATCGAGGGCGTGAAGGAGTACAATCTAGCAGGTTGCAAGGCGGACGGCGAGATCAAATTTTCCATCATCGAGGAGCCTAAAAAGAAGGAATTTCTAGACTACGAGCAAAAATATATGAGCTTTTCAAACGAGAGCAGGGCGCGCGAGGCCGACATCGGCGCAGAGCTAGCCGCCAAGCTAAAACAAAGCTTTGAGCGCATCTACAACTGCGGCTTTGACGGGGCGCTGATACGCTGCGACTTTTTCGAGGTAAACGGCGAAGTCTATCTAAACGAGATTAACCCAAACCCGGGCAGTATGGCGAATTATCTATTTGACGATTTTGAGGGGACTCTGGAGCGACTCGCCGCAAGCTTGCCTAAGGAGCGCGAGATAAATATCGACTATAAATTTATCAACTCCATAACGTCGGCAAAGGGCAAACTGTAA
- a CDS encoding Mur ligase family protein, with translation MNETLINIGLAATQILFTFALGFYLITCLQWFSYKFERVLFHFTRPLWHVFFLIVPIVLFYAAERFFWIYFYFALVPSLALWHKKLDKKLVFTPRVKRFFVILALAVIASYAVYLATQYRVNLGVVLPLVASFALSFLLEKAKFKAYENSARKKLASMPELKIIMITASFGKTSIKNFLFELLKNDFACRKTPRSVNTLAGLIQDVNNELAAGTQIYIAEAGARLKGDIAQITEFLSPQIAIVGEIGAQHIEYFKTLENIRATKLEALGSKRLEKAFVHSSMQANEGTKIEIYDKNLSGVEASLDGVKFKLGEREFASPLLGKFNAANLAVCVKTALYLGLDEARIAAALARLKNVEHRLERIDAGGKIIIDDGFNGNFNGMSASYELAAGYEGRKVLVTPGIMESSDEENEKLSKIINKTFDIVMLTSSLNAVALLKHLSRPKVIVIKDKSKMQEVLAQNTKAGDLILFSNDAPSFM, from the coding sequence ATGAACGAAACCCTCATAAATATCGGCCTTGCCGCGACGCAGATTTTATTTACGTTTGCGCTCGGATTTTATCTCATCACCTGCCTTCAGTGGTTTTCCTACAAGTTCGAGCGCGTGCTGTTTCACTTCACCAGGCCGCTGTGGCACGTGTTTTTCCTTATCGTGCCGATCGTGCTTTTTTATGCGGCGGAGCGATTTTTTTGGATTTATTTTTACTTTGCGCTGGTGCCGAGCCTCGCTCTTTGGCACAAAAAACTCGATAAAAAGCTGGTTTTTACGCCGCGAGTCAAGCGATTTTTTGTTATCCTAGCGCTCGCGGTTATCGCTAGCTACGCTGTCTATCTCGCGACGCAGTACCGCGTAAATTTAGGCGTCGTCCTGCCGCTCGTGGCCTCTTTCGCGCTTAGTTTTTTGCTGGAAAAGGCTAAATTTAAGGCCTACGAAAACAGCGCGCGCAAAAAGCTAGCCTCGATGCCCGAGCTTAAAATCATCATGATAACGGCGAGTTTTGGTAAAACCAGCATCAAAAATTTCCTATTTGAGCTGCTTAAAAATGACTTCGCCTGCCGTAAAACCCCTCGCAGCGTAAACACGCTAGCAGGCCTCATCCAAGACGTAAACAACGAGCTTGCCGCCGGTACGCAGATATATATCGCCGAGGCGGGCGCGCGCCTAAAAGGCGACATCGCGCAGATCACGGAGTTTTTGAGCCCGCAGATCGCTATCGTCGGCGAGATCGGCGCGCAGCATATCGAGTACTTTAAGACGCTCGAAAATATCCGCGCTACAAAGCTTGAGGCTCTTGGCTCAAAGCGCCTAGAAAAGGCTTTCGTGCACAGCAGCATGCAGGCAAACGAGGGCACAAAGATAGAAATTTACGATAAAAACCTAAGCGGCGTGGAGGCTAGCTTGGATGGGGTTAAATTTAAGCTTGGCGAGAGGGAATTTGCTTCGCCGCTGCTTGGTAAATTTAACGCCGCAAACCTGGCCGTCTGCGTCAAAACCGCGCTATATCTGGGGTTAGACGAAGCTAGGATCGCCGCAGCTCTAGCGCGCTTAAAAAACGTCGAGCACAGACTCGAGCGTATCGATGCAGGCGGTAAAATTATCATCGACGACGGTTTTAACGGCAACTTTAACGGTATGAGCGCGAGCTACGAGCTAGCCGCAGGCTACGAGGGGCGCAAGGTGCTCGTGACGCCCGGCATCATGGAGAGCAGCGACGAGGAGAACGAAAAGCTAAGCAAAATCATCAACAAGACCTTTGATATCGTCATGCTAACAAGCTCGCTAAACGCCGTCGCACTGCTAAAGCACCTAAGCAGGCCAAAAGTCATCGTCATCAAGGATAAATCAAAAATGCAAGAAGTCCTGGCGCAAAATACCAAAGCGGGCGATCTGATCCTTTTTTCAAACGACGCTCCGAGCTTTATGTAG
- a CDS encoding MlaD family protein, with protein sequence MGNKINYTLIGLFFVLVVSALGIAAWWLGGYGKKADDYRSYFIKTTSLPSGIKKDSTVKFIGVDAGSVKDIRFADEKEALIELELSVRKDIPIRTDSTASAEIQGITGIGYLNISRGSMDSPLFDKNEKAYIGLEAGFFDKIGDRAEYITQNLESTFKNINKFLSDENAAKFSSILVSTDEAMKKINAGNLDMNATIANANEVLVNANLTLNELKKALKNASSTLEFINSFTTKAADAAQELKNLQTAISEKIKSGEYDVKDALNTLSDETERTLLSFQKLISDFRNTLFRLEDDPYEFFFKDTQKKDEK encoded by the coding sequence GTGGGAAATAAAATAAATTACACCCTGATAGGACTCTTTTTCGTGCTCGTCGTGAGCGCGCTAGGTATCGCGGCGTGGTGGCTGGGCGGATACGGGAAAAAGGCCGATGATTACAGGTCGTATTTCATCAAAACCACAAGCCTGCCAAGCGGCATCAAAAAGGACTCCACGGTCAAATTTATCGGCGTAGACGCGGGCAGCGTCAAGGACATCCGCTTTGCCGACGAAAAAGAAGCCCTCATCGAGCTTGAACTCTCCGTGAGAAAAGATATACCGATAAGAACCGACAGCACCGCGTCTGCGGAGATACAGGGCATCACGGGCATCGGTTACCTAAATATCTCGCGCGGCAGTATGGATAGCCCGCTCTTTGATAAAAACGAAAAGGCCTACATAGGGCTTGAGGCCGGTTTTTTCGACAAAATCGGCGACAGAGCCGAGTACATAACGCAAAATTTAGAGTCCACATTTAAAAATATCAATAAATTTTTAAGCGACGAAAACGCGGCTAAATTTTCGTCTATCTTAGTTTCGACCGATGAAGCAATGAAAAAGATAAACGCCGGAAATCTCGATATGAACGCGACTATCGCAAACGCAAACGAGGTTTTGGTAAATGCGAATTTGACGCTAAACGAGCTAAAAAAAGCGCTAAAAAACGCCTCGAGTACGCTTGAGTTTATAAATTCATTTACCACTAAGGCCGCAGATGCCGCACAGGAACTAAAAAATCTACAAACCGCGATCTCTGAAAAGATAAAAAGTGGCGAATACGACGTAAAAGACGCGCTAAATACGCTTAGCGACGAGACGGAGAGGACGCTGCTTAGCTTTCAAAAGCTGATTTCGGATTTTAGAAATACCCTTTTTAGACTCGAGGACGACCCGTACGAATTTTTCTTTAAAGACACGCAGAAAAAGGACGAAAAATGA
- a CDS encoding ABC transporter ATP-binding protein: protein MIIKATDLTTKFGDRVIHDGLNFHVNEAEIYGLLGGSGTGKSTLMKTMIYLKEPSAGKVEMLGRDLWSLDEAARREIKLACSVMFQFGALYTSMNVLENIYILLKEYSRMSERSMREIAMFWLQKVGLSENVALQYPSELSGGMKKRVAMARALVLSPKILFLDEPNSGLDPSSARAFDELVVELRDTLGVTVVMVTHDIDSICMILDRFLILQDKKIAFEGTFEQLMQMPENPLEELLKTRKNGGK from the coding sequence ATGATAATAAAGGCAACCGATTTAACGACGAAATTCGGCGACCGAGTGATCCACGACGGGCTAAATTTTCACGTAAACGAGGCTGAAATTTATGGGCTATTAGGCGGTAGCGGCACGGGTAAATCGACGCTGATGAAAACGATGATATATCTAAAAGAGCCAAGCGCCGGCAAGGTCGAGATGCTAGGGCGCGATCTGTGGTCACTAGACGAAGCGGCCAGGCGGGAGATAAAGCTCGCTTGCAGCGTGATGTTTCAGTTCGGCGCGCTTTATACCTCGATGAACGTGCTGGAAAATATCTATATCTTGCTAAAAGAATATAGCAGGATGAGCGAGCGCTCGATGCGCGAGATAGCAATGTTTTGGCTACAAAAAGTAGGCCTTAGCGAAAACGTCGCGCTACAATACCCAAGCGAGCTAAGCGGCGGTATGAAAAAGCGCGTGGCGATGGCTAGGGCTCTTGTGCTAAGTCCTAAAATTCTGTTTTTAGACGAGCCAAACTCCGGCCTTGACCCAAGTAGCGCTCGGGCGTTTGACGAGCTAGTGGTAGAGCTACGAGATACGCTTGGCGTCACGGTCGTGATGGTGACGCACGATATAGATAGTATTTGCATGATTTTAGATAGATTTTTGATACTTCAGGATAAAAAGATAGCCTTCGAGGGGACTTTTGAGCAGCTGATGCAAATGCCCGAAAATCCGCTCGAAGAGCTTTTAAAAACAAGGAAAAACGGTGGGAAATAA
- a CDS encoding type II toxin-antitoxin system Phd/YefM family antitoxin, producing MTTFSKDEIYTATEVVRNFSAVLGKVGKAQMKRAVIVKNNKFEAVLLNMGEYERLCEAVEVLQSIYEAKKRAGSGE from the coding sequence ATGACTACTTTTAGCAAAGATGAAATTTACACGGCGACCGAAGTGGTGCGAAATTTCAGTGCCGTCTTGGGAAAGGTCGGCAAGGCGCAGATGAAGCGCGCCGTGATCGTCAAAAATAATAAATTTGAAGCCGTATTGCTAAATATGGGCGAGTACGAGCGTCTATGCGAGGCCGTCGAGGTACTGCAAAGCATTTATGAGGCTAAAAAACGAGCCGGAAGCGGCGAATAA
- a CDS encoding DUF3237 family protein, with the protein MTAPQSTSKTQVSSKKSNEGGRYFVTVPRFETYDARYKWLKNRFFIGYAACTSHGTLLTFYEVLGSLACFCLASSNLLKFTASKFDINLP; encoded by the coding sequence GTGACGGCGCCACAATCTACGTCAAAAACGCAGGTATCATCAAAAAAGTCGAACGAGGGCGGCAGGTATTTCGTCACGGTGCCGAGATTTGAAACCTACGACGCGAGATACAAATGGCTGAAAAATCGATTTTTTATCGGATATGCGGCCTGCACGTCGCACGGTACGCTACTGACTTTTTATGAGGTGTTGGGAAGCTTGGCTTGTTTTTGCCTTGCTTCGTCAAATTTACTTAAATTTACGGCGTCAAAATTTGATATAAATTTGCCCTGA
- a CDS encoding flagellar assembly protein A: protein MTENQKAQQTFLADMEVETANPYGEILNLVKNLGVDSKFIDFDIIKIKTECKIAGEGQPRQISEEKLDIFDDDKFYVERVESIKQSYLVKFYDIRRAKPVPLPNVSLNANKNLTKILATVSQNADTVYFKEFDKKLINFIYKKLIKVGILIGIRNGSMIEEIAKISSVLRVKEFIDKDYTFTVTAGVNVKLSTDDALIFHYKNKNKPIDENDKIDYANRGYLLGVVENELIIEYVKLVEGSDGRDVRGNLLPAQKAKATITKMPEHTENIYLKEDKEGIKFYSKKAGYVHEVKGLFDIKDELDVNEITFKTTGSVDTGLDTNVTLNVKENDLTKDAVGTGMTVEANEINVEGNVAANAVVKANKVTIGGQTHAKAVIEAKEAKIAVHIGSFEGEDVEIDRLEGGKVKAKKVVIKSVIGGEIIAESVVIDTLVSNSNIVIADTLEIKKLKGVNNKILVDFSMIKNTGEQINDRMAKIKTIREQIVKMPRMLEFKRWVVEENKGPINVIKAKIEELKRTNNTPPVTFIKKLKEYQQLVHEYNALLKEFREKKAAIAELKGEITNIQESIFNSKVINHSSWREFNEIKFRLIDPARDITYNTRENEIARVITVAKIETEEGDIDYVIKKNNNVKKA from the coding sequence GTGACAGAAAATCAAAAAGCGCAACAAACTTTCCTCGCAGATATGGAGGTCGAGACCGCCAATCCTTACGGCGAGATATTAAATTTAGTAAAAAATCTCGGCGTAGATAGCAAATTTATAGATTTTGACATCATAAAGATCAAAACCGAGTGCAAGATCGCGGGCGAAGGTCAGCCGCGACAAATTTCCGAAGAAAAGCTAGATATCTTTGACGACGATAAATTTTACGTAGAAAGAGTAGAAAGCATAAAACAAAGCTACTTGGTCAAATTTTACGACATCAGACGCGCAAAACCCGTGCCGCTACCTAATGTTTCTTTAAACGCAAATAAAAATTTGACTAAAATTTTAGCCACCGTTTCGCAAAACGCAGATACGGTTTATTTTAAAGAATTTGACAAAAAGCTGATAAATTTCATCTACAAAAAATTGATAAAAGTAGGAATTTTAATCGGCATCAGAAACGGGTCGATGATCGAGGAAATTGCTAAAATTTCTTCGGTTTTAAGGGTTAAAGAATTTATCGATAAGGACTATACTTTTACCGTGACGGCGGGCGTAAACGTAAAGCTCTCCACCGATGACGCACTGATTTTTCACTATAAAAACAAAAATAAACCGATTGACGAAAACGACAAAATCGACTACGCAAACAGAGGCTATCTGCTCGGAGTCGTCGAAAACGAGCTAATAATCGAATACGTGAAGCTGGTGGAGGGCTCGGACGGCCGCGACGTGCGGGGAAATCTTTTGCCTGCGCAAAAAGCCAAAGCCACGATAACAAAAATGCCCGAGCATACCGAAAATATCTATCTAAAAGAGGACAAAGAGGGGATAAAATTTTACTCCAAAAAAGCGGGCTACGTTCACGAAGTAAAGGGCTTGTTTGATATCAAAGACGAGCTTGACGTAAATGAAATCACATTTAAAACCACGGGCTCGGTCGATACGGGACTAGATACCAACGTAACCCTAAACGTAAAAGAAAACGACCTGACAAAAGACGCCGTAGGCACGGGAATGACGGTCGAGGCAAACGAGATAAACGTCGAGGGAAACGTCGCCGCAAACGCCGTAGTAAAAGCAAATAAGGTAACTATCGGCGGGCAAACCCATGCAAAAGCCGTTATCGAAGCAAAAGAGGCTAAAATCGCCGTTCATATCGGCAGCTTCGAGGGGGAGGACGTCGAGATAGACCGCCTCGAAGGCGGCAAAGTAAAAGCCAAAAAAGTCGTTATAAAATCGGTAATCGGCGGCGAGATAATCGCCGAAAGCGTCGTCATCGATACGCTCGTGTCAAACTCAAACATCGTTATCGCCGACACTCTTGAGATAAAAAAACTAAAAGGCGTGAACAATAAAATTTTAGTCGATTTTAGTATGATAAAAAATACGGGCGAGCAGATAAACGATCGAATGGCGAAGATAAAAACCATCAGAGAGCAAATCGTAAAAATGCCGCGTATGCTGGAGTTTAAAAGATGGGTCGTCGAGGAAAATAAAGGCCCTATAAACGTCATAAAGGCAAAGATCGAGGAGCTAAAAAGAACCAATAACACTCCGCCCGTGACATTTATAAAAAAGCTAAAAGAGTATCAGCAGCTGGTGCACGAATACAACGCGCTTTTGAAAGAATTTCGCGAGAAAAAAGCCGCGATCGCCGAGCTAAAAGGCGAGATAACGAACATCCAAGAAAGTATTTTTAACTCAAAAGTGATAAATCACAGCAGCTGGCGCGAATTTAACGAAATCAAATTTAGACTCATCGACCCGGCTCGCGACATCACGTATAACACCCGCGAAAACGAGATCGCCCGCGTCATAACGGTCGCTAAAATAGAAACCGAGGAAGGCGATATAGACTACGTGATCAAGAAAAATAACAACGTCAAAAAGGCTTAA
- a CDS encoding MlaE family ABC transporter permease — translation MPLFLKFKSEFYECRQSGGKLAINLKNDWTYKLPAQIWTQTAALIGSRKFDKIVLNFKDVKELDYAAALFLKNTLLNARKNYELVNLTPHAQRIFASINSEVNPKIKQIINAKPHENPLSQIGKNLAAFFAGFCAFLNFTGEFLVKFSKIFMLKNIRVKEILAYFEDAGIKSVFIVCLTSFLIGIVLAYQGSNLLERFGATIIIVEMMGLLTLREIAPLIAAIIVAGRLASSFTAQIGVMKITEEIDAMKTMGFDPFKFLVLPRVIALIVAMPLIVFLADVAGIFGEMVVMENYLNIGFDSYLARFEQEVEIKHLYVGLFKAPFFGVVIAFIGCMRGFQISGNTQSVGTYTTVSVVNAIFGVIMVDALFSVIFTHLGI, via the coding sequence TTGCCTCTTTTTTTAAAATTTAAAAGCGAATTTTACGAGTGCAGGCAAAGCGGCGGTAAGCTCGCTATAAACCTAAAAAACGACTGGACCTACAAGCTGCCGGCTCAAATTTGGACCCAGACAGCCGCGCTTATCGGCTCAAGGAAATTTGACAAAATCGTTTTAAATTTTAAAGACGTAAAAGAGCTTGACTATGCAGCGGCGCTGTTTTTGAAAAACACCCTTTTAAATGCGCGCAAAAACTACGAGCTCGTAAATTTAACCCCGCACGCGCAAAGGATTTTCGCCTCGATAAACAGCGAAGTAAATCCTAAAATAAAGCAGATCATAAACGCCAAACCCCACGAAAATCCGCTCTCTCAAATCGGCAAAAATTTGGCTGCGTTTTTTGCGGGATTTTGCGCGTTTTTAAATTTCACGGGCGAGTTTTTGGTTAAATTTAGCAAGATATTCATGCTAAAAAATATCCGCGTGAAGGAAATTTTGGCTTATTTCGAGGATGCGGGCATAAAGTCCGTTTTTATCGTGTGCCTCACCTCTTTTCTCATCGGTATCGTGCTAGCATATCAGGGTTCAAATTTGCTCGAGCGTTTCGGCGCCACGATAATAATCGTCGAGATGATGGGGCTTTTGACTCTGCGCGAGATAGCGCCTCTCATCGCCGCTATCATCGTAGCCGGGCGTCTGGCGTCAAGCTTTACCGCGCAAATCGGCGTTATGAAAATCACCGAAGAGATCGACGCGATGAAGACGATGGGATTTGATCCGTTTAAATTTCTCGTCCTGCCCCGCGTGATAGCTCTCATCGTCGCTATGCCGCTTATCGTGTTTTTAGCCGACGTGGCGGGGATTTTCGGCGAGATGGTCGTGATGGAAAACTACCTAAATATCGGCTTTGATAGCTACCTGGCCAGATTTGAGCAAGAGGTGGAGATCAAGCATCTTTACGTAGGGCTTTTTAAGGCTCCGTTTTTTGGCGTCGTGATCGCGTTTATCGGCTGTATGAGAGGCTTTCAGATCAGCGGAAACACCCAAAGCGTGGGCACATATACGACCGTTAGCGTGGTAAATGCGATATTTGGCGTGATCATGGTGGATGCATTGTTTTCGGTCATTTTCACGCATCTAGGCATATAA
- a CDS encoding alpha/beta fold hydrolase, which produces MAVKEVKYGGKIYRISYETVNPAHKDVALFLHGWGANKEIMKKAFGTYFKDFRHVYVDMPGFGASSMYGALATKDYAKIIKSFLDELGASPKIIFGHSFGGKVATLLNPEYLALLSSAGIVAKKPLWVRFKIALFKFLKLFGLGFLYKFFATKDVKGMSKTMYETLKNVVDEDFSSKFADFGGRAFIFWGEEDKATPLKSGERVSRLIKNSEFHALKGDHFFFLLHARYIDGVVNAGLNLTDLDDESGIESVKILSPKNYENLSEEAWGADKNGDLKNHTEQNLTESISAVSEQEVAISTKTVSQSSLFDEQSQDGGLADKNPQLDGAKDGDLADKFDGVYQNSQANLDENEVGDESGRVPSKNIFKEKAQNSLFDEQGSERSEPVAGVDDENLQILPSETSNNAEQKQILSKIGGQTKVLSRENLDSKQNFDKKKERESRSKNLQKTGATDI; this is translated from the coding sequence ATGGCAGTCAAAGAGGTAAAATACGGCGGCAAAATTTACCGCATCAGCTACGAAACCGTAAATCCGGCGCACAAGGACGTCGCGCTATTTTTGCACGGTTGGGGCGCGAACAAAGAGATTATGAAAAAGGCTTTCGGCACGTATTTTAAAGACTTTCGGCACGTTTACGTTGATATGCCGGGCTTTGGCGCGAGCAGTATGTACGGCGCGCTAGCGACGAAAGACTACGCAAAAATCATAAAATCCTTTTTAGACGAGCTTGGCGCGAGCCCCAAAATCATCTTCGGGCATAGCTTCGGCGGCAAGGTCGCAACCCTGCTAAATCCCGAATATCTCGCGCTTTTAAGCTCGGCGGGCATCGTAGCTAAAAAGCCGCTTTGGGTGCGATTTAAGATCGCTTTGTTTAAGTTTTTAAAGCTGTTCGGGCTTGGGTTTTTATACAAATTTTTCGCCACAAAAGACGTAAAAGGCATGAGCAAAACGATGTACGAGACCCTAAAAAATGTCGTCGATGAGGATTTTAGCTCTAAATTTGCGGATTTTGGCGGCAGGGCGTTTATATTTTGGGGCGAGGAGGATAAAGCCACGCCTCTAAAAAGTGGCGAACGCGTAAGTCGTCTCATCAAAAACAGCGAATTTCACGCGCTAAAGGGCGATCATTTTTTCTTTTTGCTCCACGCGCGCTACATCGACGGCGTTGTAAATGCGGGGCTAAATTTGACGGACTTGGATGATGAAAGCGGGATAGAGAGCGTGAAAATTTTAAGCCCGAAAAACTATGAAAATTTGAGCGAGGAAGCCTGGGGTGCCGACAAAAACGGCGATCTAAAAAACCATACCGAGCAAAATTTGACGGAATCTATCAGCGCGGTTTCGGAGCAAGAGGTCGCCATAAGCACAAAAACCGTCTCCCAAAGCAGCCTTTTTGACGAACAGTCGCAAGACGGTGGCCTTGCCGATAAAAACCCGCAGCTTGACGGTGCAAAGGATGGTGATTTGGCGGATAAATTTGACGGCGTTTATCAAAACTCGCAGGCAAATTTAGACGAAAACGAAGTCGGCGACGAAAGCGGTCGAGTTCCCTCAAAAAATATTTTTAAGGAAAAAGCTCAAAATAGTTTATTTGACGAGCAAGGAAGCGAGCGGAGCGAACCTGTCGCCGGGGTCGATGATGAAAATTTGCAAATTTTACCAAGCGAGACTTCAAACAATGCCGAGCAAAAGCAAATTTTATCAAAAATAGGCGGTCAAACCAAGGTTTTGTCTCGCGAAAATTTAGATAGCAAGCAAAATTTTGATAAAAAAAAAGAGCGAGAAAGCCGATCAAAAAATCTCCAAAAAACCGGTGCAACAGACATTTGA